In the Flagellimonas sp. MMG031 genome, one interval contains:
- a CDS encoding pyridoxal phosphate-dependent aminotransferase, which yields MPSISNKGVQMPASPIRKLVPYAEAAKKRGTHVIHLNIGQPDIKTPKVALDAVRNHTIEVLEYSMTQGSEAYRKKIAGYYAKQDIFMDSEDIIVTTGGSEALSFAMGTIMDNDDEIIIPEPFYANYNGFATAAGVKVKPIASSIDNNFALPPISKFEELITPKTKAILICNPGNPTGYLYSREEIHQLAELVKKHDLFLVADEVYREFTYDGREHYSILQVAGLEQHAIVVDSVSKRYSMCGARIGCLISKNKAVIDTAMKFAQARLSPPTFAQIASEAALETPQSYFEEVIDEYVARRNLLITELNKLEGVKVATPQGAFYCVAELPIADADHFAQWLLESFEVNGNTVMVAPAAGFYATPGLGKNQIRIAYVLEKEQLVKAVQILGKALTEYNKQ from the coding sequence ATGCCAAGTATTTCGAACAAAGGGGTACAGATGCCCGCATCACCCATCCGTAAATTGGTGCCCTACGCCGAGGCTGCCAAAAAAAGGGGAACACATGTTATTCATCTCAATATTGGACAACCCGATATCAAAACCCCCAAAGTGGCGCTCGATGCGGTGAGAAACCACACCATTGAAGTACTTGAATACAGTATGACCCAAGGCTCCGAGGCCTATCGAAAAAAAATTGCTGGCTACTATGCCAAACAGGATATTTTTATGGACTCCGAGGACATTATTGTGACCACAGGTGGTTCGGAAGCTTTGTCCTTTGCCATGGGAACCATTATGGACAACGATGACGAAATCATCATTCCAGAACCCTTTTACGCCAACTATAACGGTTTTGCGACGGCTGCAGGTGTAAAGGTCAAACCGATTGCTTCATCCATCGACAATAATTTTGCACTTCCCCCTATTTCAAAGTTCGAGGAGCTTATCACTCCAAAAACAAAGGCAATCCTTATCTGTAATCCGGGGAATCCTACGGGATACCTATACAGTAGGGAAGAAATCCATCAACTGGCAGAACTAGTAAAAAAACACGACCTTTTTTTGGTGGCCGATGAAGTGTACCGCGAATTCACCTATGACGGAAGGGAGCACTACTCCATTCTCCAGGTAGCGGGACTGGAGCAACATGCCATTGTAGTGGATTCCGTTTCCAAAAGATACAGCATGTGCGGAGCACGAATCGGATGTTTGATTTCGAAAAACAAAGCTGTAATCGACACAGCGATGAAATTTGCGCAGGCCCGTTTGTCCCCTCCCACCTTTGCACAGATTGCGAGCGAGGCGGCTTTGGAAACACCGCAATCCTACTTCGAGGAGGTCATCGATGAGTACGTTGCCCGAAGAAATCTATTGATTACCGAGCTCAATAAATTGGAAGGAGTAAAAGTGGCCACTCCACAGGGTGCCTTTTACTGCGTTGCCGAACTGCCCATTGCAGATGCCGACCACTTTGCCCAATGGTTGCTGGAAAGCTTTGAAGTAAACGGGAACACCGTGATGGTGGCACCGGCCGCAGGCTTTTATGCAACACCAGGCCTTGGAAAAAACCAAATAAGAATTGCCTATGTGCTCGAAAAAGAGCAACTTGTAAAGGCCGTCCAAATTTTGGGCAAGGCCTTAACCGAGTACAACAAACAGTGA
- a CDS encoding sigma-70 family RNA polymerase sigma factor — MSTLIERHIVSLLAEKDDKAISLLYENYGDTLFGVAFKVVKDEDLAQDVLQESFIKIWKKADTYDASKAKLFTWLFRIVRNTAIDKLRSINNKSDKEIQIDVSDVYNVGVKAINPEHLDIQENLDKIEDKYRIVLEALFFEGMTQQEASDELDIPLGTIKSRLKIGLRELGKIYGTTMSLLFILNLLS; from the coding sequence ATGAGCACACTGATCGAGAGACATATTGTTTCGCTCCTTGCGGAGAAAGACGACAAGGCGATTTCCCTACTTTACGAAAATTATGGGGATACCTTGTTTGGTGTCGCCTTTAAAGTGGTAAAGGATGAGGATCTGGCCCAAGATGTGCTTCAGGAAAGTTTTATAAAAATTTGGAAAAAGGCAGATACCTACGATGCCTCCAAAGCAAAGCTTTTTACATGGTTGTTCCGTATTGTCCGCAACACGGCCATCGATAAATTGCGAAGCATCAACAATAAATCCGATAAGGAAATCCAAATCGACGTTTCGGACGTATATAATGTTGGAGTGAAGGCCATTAATCCGGAACATCTGGACATCCAAGAAAATTTGGATAAAATCGAAGATAAGTACAGAATTGTTTTAGAGGCCCTATTTTTTGAGGGAATGACGCAGCAGGAGGCAAGTGATGAATTGGATATCCCTCTTGGGACCATAAAGTCTAGACTAAAAATCGGACTTAGGGAACTTGGAAAGATTTACGGTACCACCATGTCCTTGCTCTTTATCTTAAATCTATTGTCATGA
- the murB gene encoding UDP-N-acetylmuramate dehydrogenase, translated as MNIQENISLKNYNTFGIDVKARFFVEITGLVQLQKVLELKAYPKKFIISGGSNMLLTKDIDALVMHIALKGITVVEEYENSVEVKVMAGENWHELVLWSLERGYGGLENLSLIPGNVGTAPIQNIGAYGVELKDVFVSCAAMDVTTGELEGFDNEACAFGYRDSIFKNEAKDKYIITSVVLKLTKTNHVLHTGYGSIENELKEKGIVHPTIQDISEAVIAIRRSKLPDPKEIGNSGSFFKNPVISKKAFDRFIKKHPDAPFYEVDDNGFKIPAGWLVEQCGFKGKRFGDAGVHDKQALVLVNHGNATGQEILDLSKKIQEEVYKKFKIKIQPEVNIIK; from the coding sequence GTGAACATACAGGAAAACATATCCTTAAAAAACTACAATACCTTTGGTATTGACGTTAAGGCACGGTTCTTTGTTGAAATAACCGGTCTGGTACAGCTCCAGAAAGTACTGGAACTAAAGGCCTATCCCAAGAAATTCATTATTAGCGGTGGAAGCAATATGCTGCTCACCAAGGATATCGATGCCTTGGTCATGCATATTGCCCTCAAGGGTATCACGGTAGTCGAGGAGTACGAAAACAGCGTAGAGGTTAAAGTGATGGCAGGCGAAAATTGGCACGAACTGGTGCTATGGAGCTTGGAGCGAGGTTACGGCGGACTGGAAAACCTTTCGTTGATTCCCGGTAATGTGGGAACAGCACCAATTCAGAATATAGGTGCCTATGGGGTTGAACTCAAGGATGTATTCGTGAGCTGTGCGGCCATGGATGTAACAACCGGAGAGTTGGAAGGCTTTGATAACGAGGCCTGCGCCTTTGGATATAGGGATTCTATTTTCAAAAACGAGGCCAAGGACAAATACATCATCACCTCGGTGGTCCTAAAACTGACCAAAACGAACCATGTACTGCACACGGGATACGGCTCCATCGAGAACGAGCTCAAGGAAAAGGGCATTGTACACCCCACTATTCAGGATATTTCGGAAGCAGTGATCGCCATCCGAAGGAGCAAACTGCCGGACCCCAAAGAAATTGGAAACAGCGGAAGTTTTTTCAAAAACCCGGTCATTTCAAAGAAGGCCTTCGACCGATTCATCAAAAAACATCCCGACGCCCCTTTTTATGAGGTCGATGACAACGGATTCAAGATACCTGCTGGTTGGCTGGTAGAGCAATGTGGGTTTAAGGGAAAACGGTTCGGTGATGCTGGTGTGCACGACAAACAGGCCTTGGTACTGGTCAATCATGGGAATGCCACCGGGCAGGAAATCCTTGACCTCAGCAAAAAGATTCAGGAAGAAGTATACAAGAAGTTCAAGATAAAAATACAACCGGAGGTCAATATCATAAAATAA
- a CDS encoding aspartyl protease family protein → MWKRIALIFTLLLVVPNFIWAQGFTLPSNKKHQKIRFELINNLIIIPVEINGVELTFILDSGVSKPILFNLSQSDSVPINNVSEVTIRGLGDGEPMKALSSKGNRFTLGDAKNYSQDLYVVMDRGIDFSTSLGIPVHGIMGYDLFRDFIVEVNYNSKKLKLHNPELYTHKERRNRQTIPLKVERRKAYVEGTVLMKDTANIPVKLLVDTGSSDALWLFPEPEKGLEIPEKNYEDHLGRGLSGDIYGKRSKIDGVQIGGFKLDEAKVAFPYRESFQGLDSLGDRNGSLGGEVLKRFNMVFDYARGKVTLKKNGNFKEPFQYNLAGIDLQHNGLRYIAERIADANGIVKEDNADTFGNVQILLENKTRLSLVPEIVVSGIRAGSPAAEAGLREGDVILAVNGKRVHQYKLQEILKMINEKEGKRIKVLIERYNQDLLFTFVLKKMFDDD, encoded by the coding sequence ATGTGGAAAAGAATTGCTCTAATTTTTACGCTTCTTTTAGTTGTGCCGAATTTTATTTGGGCACAGGGGTTTACCTTGCCCAGCAATAAAAAACATCAAAAAATTCGGTTTGAGCTCATCAATAACCTAATTATTATCCCAGTGGAGATCAATGGGGTGGAGCTTACTTTTATTTTGGATTCTGGGGTGAGCAAACCCATCCTTTTCAATCTTTCCCAATCCGATTCCGTTCCCATCAATAATGTATCGGAAGTAACCATACGTGGGCTCGGTGATGGCGAACCGATGAAGGCACTGAGTTCCAAAGGAAACAGATTTACCTTGGGCGATGCCAAAAACTATTCGCAAGACTTATATGTGGTGATGGATAGGGGCATTGACTTTTCTACCAGTTTGGGAATACCTGTACACGGTATTATGGGCTATGACCTTTTTAGGGATTTTATTGTTGAGGTTAATTACAATAGCAAGAAGCTAAAACTGCACAACCCTGAACTTTATACTCACAAGGAACGACGCAATAGGCAAACCATTCCATTAAAGGTAGAACGTCGAAAAGCCTATGTGGAAGGAACCGTGCTCATGAAGGACACGGCCAATATTCCCGTAAAATTATTGGTGGATACGGGCAGTAGCGATGCCTTATGGCTGTTTCCTGAGCCTGAAAAAGGTTTGGAAATCCCTGAGAAAAACTACGAAGATCACTTGGGGCGGGGCCTTAGCGGTGACATTTACGGAAAACGGAGTAAGATCGATGGGGTCCAGATAGGTGGCTTTAAGTTGGATGAAGCCAAAGTGGCCTTTCCTTATCGGGAATCTTTCCAAGGATTGGATAGCCTTGGTGATCGGAACGGAAGTCTTGGAGGCGAAGTACTCAAGCGGTTCAATATGGTTTTTGATTATGCCCGAGGTAAGGTCACCCTAAAAAAGAATGGAAATTTTAAAGAACCCTTTCAGTATAATTTGGCGGGAATAGATTTGCAGCACAACGGATTACGGTACATAGCAGAGCGTATTGCAGATGCCAATGGGATTGTCAAAGAGGACAATGCAGATACTTTTGGAAATGTCCAGATTTTATTGGAAAACAAAACAAGACTGAGCTTGGTCCCCGAAATCGTGGTATCCGGTATCCGTGCCGGAAGTCCGGCCGCCGAAGCCGGACTCCGTGAGGGTGATGTGATATTGGCCGTAAACGGGAAAAGGGTACACCAATATAAATTGCAGGAAATCCTTAAAATGATCAACGAAAAAGAAGGGAAACGGATAAAAGTCCTCATCGAACGATACAATCAGGATCTGTTGTTCACCTTTGTCCTCAAAAAGATGTTTGACGACGATTAA